TCTTTGCTAAATTAGACGCGATCGCAAAAGCAAATACCATACGTTCTTGTAACGACTACTTCCAAGATTTTGGCACGAATATCGAAGAATACCCCTGCGAGCACTGTCGGCTAAAAATCTACGATGCCGAAGAAACAACCATCGAATTGCATATGAAGATGGTTTTGCTATTAATCGAAGGCAAAGTTTCCGTTGAGGAATTTGACTTGGAACCAGCCTTGCTCAATTGGTTGTTCCGACATAGTAGCTTCGACAATCCACTAGCGGGAGCCATTGTCAGCGATATCGTCGGGTAGCGGTTTTGGTTTCCTAACCAAAGCAAGCAAACAATACCACGAATTTGCCAAATTGGGTGGGTATTTTCCACCCAACGCTCTCCACCGAGGCTTTGATTTGATTGGTGCGATCGCTTTTTACTAAGATAAATCTATAAATAAAATCATTGCTTCTTATTATGAAGTGGGATATGGTGGTTTTAAAAGAATCTCCCTGGTATCAGGAAATTTTGAAAGAAGGTTTGGAACAAGGACGACAACAAGGACGGCAGGAAGCTGAGGTCCAGTTGGTATGGCGTCTTTTAAATCGTCGTTTGGGACATTTAGATCCATCCCTAGAACAACAAATTCGTCGCCTGCCTGTGAAACAAGTGGGAACGCTCGCAGAGGAATTGTTGGATCTCTCTAGTGTGGAAGATTTGCAGGCTTGATTGCAACAACAGTAGATTCGTTAATGTTGGGAAAATAGCGATCGCTTTTTCTCTATCTTGCATTTTGTGCAGCAAATCATGAAATTTCTGATTCAAAAACAGGGGATAAATCCAAAACCAATCCCGGTAAAATAGAGTCTCCAGAGAGGGTGGTGGGAGATGCCAAAACTTCTGGGTTCTGGTTGGGACGGTAAATTTCTACTTGTTGATTTTGAGAATCAATAAGCCATGCCAGCTGAGTACCGTTGTTGATATATTCTTGCATTTTGCTGCGGGTTTTTTCCAAAATATCGCTGCTGGAAAGAAATTCAATGACAAAATGGGGGCATAGGGGCACAAAGCCTTGTTTTTGTTCTGGGGATAGGGTTTCCCAAGTTTCGTTGGGTAGCCACGCTACATCGGGAGAGCGAATCGCGCCGTTGGTCAACCGAAAACCGGTAGAGGAGTCAAATACTTTACCCAGACGAGTTTGGCGGTTCCAAGCTTGCAGCTGGTAAATGAGTTCGGCGTTTTGTTCGCCGGTGATGCCGCCAGTGGGAGGCATGATAATAAGTTCTCCGGTAGCAGTGCGTTCGAATTGTAGGTTTTGGTTGTCGCGGCATAGTCGCCAAAATGTTTCCTCGTCTAGGGGGAGAGTGAGTTCTAGCTGGGTGGGTAATGTAGGGGAAAATGGGTGGCTGGTAGCTGGATTCATGGTTGCTAAGAGCGATCGCGAAACAGTTCTCTATTTCGATAGTGTAACGGAGAAGCTCTGCGGTGTTGTTATACAATTTCTTGAAATTTCTACAAAATACGATCGGGGCATTTTTGTAGGGAGTGGCGAAGCGCCCCCCTACCGAGGTAATTTGAGAAAATCAAGGCGATTGTTATTTTCCAAAAATGGTATTCATAGGTAGGAGATAAAAATGGGGATGGTTTCTACAAATCAAACAAACATTTCTTTAGAGGCGTTTTTGACATGGCCGGAAACGAAACCCTATCGCGAATATTTTCATGGAAAGGTTGAATCCAAGCCAATGCCACAAGGAGAACATAGCATTCTGCAAACTTATCTATCTGCCAGGATTAATGAAGTAGGAAGAGCTAATAAAGTGGCGTTGGCTTTTACGGAATTGAGGTGTACTTTCGGTGGTTCTTCTATGGTACCGGATATTACTGTTTTTGCTTGGGAACGCATTCCTAAAACAGAACAAGGCAGAATTGCCAATCGTTTTGAACTTCATCCCGATTGGATTATTGAAATTTTATCGCCCGAACAATCTCCCAATCGAGTTATCAAGAAAATTATTTTTTGTTTGCAGCAAGGAACGCAGTTGGGATGGCTGATCGACCCAAAAGATGAGTCGGTGATGGTATTTCCACCCGATGGCATTCCAGATGTAAAATCGGATGAACAAAGGTTGCCAGTTTTAGAAAATTTCCCAGATATGCAACTGTCGGCTACGGAGATTTTTGATTGGTTAAAAATTGAATAAGCGATCGCTGTCTTTTCAATTAGATTCCTATAACGAAAAATTGCGATTTTACTGACACTCCGGAGTGCTTTGTTCGGGTGCGATCGCTTTTTTTAGGATAGCACCTGCGATCGCTTTTTGAATTGAGTAGATAGCAATTTCACATCAAATATAAACGGAATATGTCTAGAAATTGGGAAACCCTGTAGGGGCAGTTCGCGAACCGCCCCTACCAATTGCATCATATACACGCCAAGTGAAAACGCTATACAATCAACCCATCGATGGAACCATTGTTTTTTATTGCTTCTTATGACCAAACCAGCAGATATAGGCGGCAAACGCTTAATCAGTCTCGCTCCCCATACTTGGGCGCAATGGCTCACCCAAATGCCCAACCTTCATGTGGAATCCATGTTGAGTTCTGAGTTGCCCTGGGTAACGCGAGAAAACGATATTCTCTTGAGAGTGACCAGTCCGGAAACCGGAACTTTTCTGCTCCTCAACGAACTGCAACTGCGTTATAATGGGGAACTCCCCAGAAGGATGCGAGCTTATACCGGTTTGGTGGAGGAGAAATACAAACTACCGGTGTATCCCACGTTAGTGAATATTCTTCCTCACGCTCAAAACCCGCAAGTTCCTAACTGCTACGAATCCAATTTTCAAGGAATACGCGCCTATCAAGAATACCGGGTTATTAATTTGTGGGAAGTAGAAGTACAGACGGTGTTTGAACGGCAAATTCGGAGTTTGTTGCCTTTTGTACCGGTTTTGCGGGGTGGGGGAGAACAAACAGTCGTTCGACAAGCATTGCAGGAGTTGAGAGCTGATGAGGATTTGAGGGACTTGGAGCCCTTGCTGTCGTTTTTTGCTTCGTTTGTGCTACCAGTAGTACAGCAAATTATGAGGTGGGATATGGCAGTTTTAAGAGAGTCTCCCTGGTATCAAGAAATTTTGAAAGAAGGTTTGGAACAAGGTCTGCAACAAGGTTTGGAACAAGGTTTGGAACAAGGACGACAAGAAGGACGACAAGAAGCTGAAGTCCAGTTGGTATGGCGTCAGTTAAATCGTCGTTTGGGAAATTTAGATCCTTCTCTGGAACAACAGATTCGTCGCCTGTCTGTGGAACAAGTGGAAACGCTGGCAGAGGCGTTGTTGGATTTCTCTAGTGTGGAAGATTTGCAGGCTTGGTTGCAACAACAGTAGGTTTTCGATCGCTTTTTGGTTCCCTGGGAGTTGCTTTTTGGTTCCCTAGGAATTGCTTTTTTAGACGAATGAAATGAGATTGGGAGATAAGCAAGGATGGCATGGGAATCCCAACATAAGGAAAGAGAAAGTTTGTACGAACGGGATTATCATCTATGGATTTTGGATACGGTACAAAAACTGAAAGATGGTAATTTTCAAGCGGTCGATTGGGACCATTTAATAGAGGAAATTGCGGATTTGAGTCGCCGAGAAAAGAGAAAGCTGGAAAGTTTGCTTACGCGCTTGTTCGAGCATCTTTTGAAATTTCGATTTTGGCAGGATCGATTGGGGGAAAATCGAGGGCATTGGGAAGCGGAAATCTTGAGCTTTCGCAAGCAAATTAAAAGGGAGTTGAAAGCCAGTCCGAGTTTAAAAAATCATCTGTTGGCTGTTTGGGAAGAATGCTATCAAGATGGACGAGAAATTGCGGCGAAGCGATCGCAGTTGCCTTTGGAGACGTTTCCGGAAAATCCTCTGGGGTCGGTGGAACAGGTACTGGATGAAAATTGGCTGCCTCGATGCAATTGATGATACGAACGAGATCGATAGAAATTCAATAACGAACGATCGCATTCTCAATTTAGGTATCATGAAGGAACTGCGCGTCATGGGATTGGTTCGATCTTCCAGAGAAGCGATCGTATAAAATAAATGCATCGTTCTTTGCATCGTTTGTGCTAGAACGACCAATAGTACAGCAAATTATGAGGTGGGATATGGCGGTTTTAAGAGAGTCTCCCTGGTATCAAGAAATTTTGAAAGAAGGTTTGGAACAAGGACGACAAGAAGGACGACAGGAAGGACGACAAGAAGCTGAAGTTCAGTTGGTATGGCGTCTTTTAAATCGTCGTTTGGGAAATTTAGATC
The sequence above is a segment of the Geitlerinema sp. PCC 9228 genome. Coding sequences within it:
- a CDS encoding DUF4351 domain-containing protein, with product MKWDMVVLKESPWYQEILKEGLEQGRQQGRQEAEVQLVWRLLNRRLGHLDPSLEQQIRRLPVKQVGTLAEELLDLSSVEDLQA
- a CDS encoding Uma2 family endonuclease: MNPATSHPFSPTLPTQLELTLPLDEETFWRLCRDNQNLQFERTATGELIIMPPTGGITGEQNAELIYQLQAWNRQTRLGKVFDSSTGFRLTNGAIRSPDVAWLPNETWETLSPEQKQGFVPLCPHFVIEFLSSSDILEKTRSKMQEYINNGTQLAWLIDSQNQQVEIYRPNQNPEVLASPTTLSGDSILPGLVLDLSPVFESEIS
- a CDS encoding Uma2 family endonuclease, which gives rise to MGMVSTNQTNISLEAFLTWPETKPYREYFHGKVESKPMPQGEHSILQTYLSARINEVGRANKVALAFTELRCTFGGSSMVPDITVFAWERIPKTEQGRIANRFELHPDWIIEILSPEQSPNRVIKKIIFCLQQGTQLGWLIDPKDESVMVFPPDGIPDVKSDEQRLPVLENFPDMQLSATEIFDWLKIE
- a CDS encoding DUF4351 domain-containing protein, producing MTKPADIGGKRLISLAPHTWAQWLTQMPNLHVESMLSSELPWVTRENDILLRVTSPETGTFLLLNELQLRYNGELPRRMRAYTGLVEEKYKLPVYPTLVNILPHAQNPQVPNCYESNFQGIRAYQEYRVINLWEVEVQTVFERQIRSLLPFVPVLRGGGEQTVVRQALQELRADEDLRDLEPLLSFFASFVLPVVQQIMRWDMAVLRESPWYQEILKEGLEQGLQQGLEQGLEQGRQEGRQEAEVQLVWRQLNRRLGNLDPSLEQQIRRLSVEQVETLAEALLDFSSVEDLQAWLQQQ
- a CDS encoding DUF29 domain-containing protein, with the protein product MAWESQHKERESLYERDYHLWILDTVQKLKDGNFQAVDWDHLIEEIADLSRREKRKLESLLTRLFEHLLKFRFWQDRLGENRGHWEAEILSFRKQIKRELKASPSLKNHLLAVWEECYQDGREIAAKRSQLPLETFPENPLGSVEQVLDENWLPRCN
- a CDS encoding DUF4351 domain-containing protein, with the protein product MAVLRESPWYQEILKEGLEQGRQEGRQEGRQEAEVQLVWRLLNRRLGNLDPSLEQQIRRLSGEQVETLAEALLDFSVEDLQAWLQQQ